The Croceicoccus marinus genome contains a region encoding:
- a CDS encoding PilZ domain-containing protein, which produces MLGGAQLSVTDLRRAARHPVDYPVLAEHRRLGDVHLLIVNLSANGFMIQGESPLGRGERVLIRLPIIGRIEAHVIWVADDRAGFQFERIVRPDLFRQLVEEMQPRARGRRRRG; this is translated from the coding sequence GTGCTTGGCGGCGCCCAACTTTCGGTAACGGATCTGCGCCGCGCGGCGCGCCATCCGGTGGATTATCCGGTACTTGCCGAGCATCGCCGCCTGGGTGACGTCCATCTGCTGATCGTCAACCTGTCCGCCAACGGCTTCATGATCCAGGGCGAAAGCCCGCTGGGCCGGGGCGAGCGCGTGCTGATCCGCCTGCCCATCATCGGCCGGATAGAGGCGCATGTGATCTGGGTCGCCGACGACCGCGCCGGTTTCCAGTTCGAACGCATCGTGCGCCCCGACCTTTTCCGCCAGCTGGTCGAGGAAATGCAGCCGCGCGCCAGGGGCCGCCGCCGCCGCGGTTGA
- a CDS encoding NYN domain-containing protein yields the protein MTEESLKNIALLIDADNTTPRGIDPVLTALAKLGQVNIRRAYGNWAKPALTKWAGLTNRYGIRPQQQFDLTKGKNATDMAMTIDAIDLLYQGKVDGFGIMSSDSDFTPLVTRLRQDGLTVYGFGSAKAPDAFQNACTRFIDIDALIKGDEDIDEGSVQTASSRDEPKPRVDDEMIDLLGKSWRNAKRDADGYARLSEVGQIAGNRSSFDVRNYGYKRLSDLLRSLEQFEVTERDGHPVVKRLR from the coding sequence ATGACAGAAGAATCGCTCAAGAACATCGCGCTGCTGATCGACGCGGACAATACGACCCCGCGCGGCATCGATCCCGTGCTGACCGCCCTTGCCAAGCTGGGGCAGGTGAATATCCGCCGCGCCTATGGCAACTGGGCCAAGCCCGCGCTGACCAAGTGGGCGGGACTGACCAATCGATATGGCATCCGCCCTCAGCAGCAGTTCGACCTGACCAAGGGCAAGAACGCCACCGACATGGCGATGACGATCGACGCGATCGACCTGCTTTACCAAGGCAAGGTCGACGGTTTCGGCATCATGAGCAGCGACAGCGATTTCACCCCGCTGGTGACACGGCTGCGACAGGACGGGCTGACGGTCTATGGCTTCGGCAGCGCCAAGGCGCCCGACGCGTTCCAGAACGCGTGCACGCGCTTCATCGACATCGACGCGCTGATCAAGGGCGACGAGGATATCGACGAAGGCTCGGTCCAGACCGCCAGTTCCAGGGACGAGCCCAAGCCGCGCGTCGATGACGAGATGATCGACCTGCTCGGCAAGTCGTGGCGCAACGCCAAGCGCGACGCGGACGGCTATGCGCGGCTTAGCGAAGTGGGGCAGATCGCGGGCAACCGGTCCAGCTTCGACGTGCGCAACTATGGCTACAAGCGGCTCAGCGATCTGCTGCGCTCGCTTGAACAGTTCGAGGTCACCGAAAGGGACGGGCATCCGGTGGTGAAGCGCCTGCGCTGA
- a CDS encoding DOMON-like domain-containing protein: protein MSRLICHAETPPLAIERVEAQLIRLPGTGGSAGSLLARYRITGIDRLVLPPFTGRGRGDELWKHSCAELFLAPDTPGYREYNFAPNGRWAAYDFRDYRQTAGQYEPLELPEISVRTGDTMVVLDARLNPREITGFTRANLSMVLEEEGGHLSYWALIHPGARPDFHHPDSFLHEIEPA, encoded by the coding sequence ATGTCGCGCCTCATCTGCCATGCCGAAACGCCGCCGCTCGCGATCGAGCGGGTGGAGGCCCAATTGATCCGCCTGCCCGGAACCGGCGGTTCGGCGGGCAGCCTGCTGGCGCGCTATCGCATCACCGGCATCGACCGGCTGGTCCTTCCCCCGTTCACCGGCAGGGGCCGCGGCGACGAGTTGTGGAAGCACAGCTGCGCCGAGCTTTTCCTGGCCCCCGACACGCCGGGTTACCGCGAGTATAATTTCGCCCCGAACGGGCGCTGGGCCGCTTATGATTTCCGCGATTACCGCCAGACGGCCGGGCAGTACGAACCGCTCGAACTGCCAGAGATCTCGGTGCGGACGGGCGACACGATGGTGGTGCTGGATGCCCGGCTGAACCCGCGCGAGATCACCGGCTTCACCCGCGCCAACCTGTCGATGGTGCTTGAGGAAGAGGGCGGGCACCTGTCCTATTGGGCGCTGATCCATCCCGGTGCGCGTCCCGACTTCCACCACCCCGATTCCTTTTTGCACGAGATCGAGCCCGCCTGA
- the tyrS gene encoding tyrosine--tRNA ligase: protein MSQYHSDLLRLLDERGYIHQMTDAAALDALAQKQIVPGYIGFDPTAPSLHVGGMVQIMLLRRLQQAGHKPIVLMGGGTGKIGDPSFKDEARSLLSEERIAANVASIRTVFERFLKFGDGPTDAVMVDNADWLDRLEYIPFLREVGQHFSVNRMLSFDSVKTRLDREQSLSFLEFNYMILQAYDFRELAQRMGCRLQMGGSDQWGNIVNGVELARRMDGNEVFGVTTPLLTTADGTKMGKTVAGAVWLNEDMLPAYDFWQYWRNCDDRDVGRFLRLFTDVPLDEIARLETLEGSAINEAKIRLADEVTALCRGEDAAMSARRTAEDVFARGGVGEDLPELALPAEGMPIVAALTAIGFTKSNGEAKRKVAEGAVRLDDAAVGDPQMIVTPVDGRKIKLSLGKKRHGLLTLQG from the coding sequence ATGAGCCAGTACCATTCCGATCTGCTGCGCCTGCTGGACGAGCGGGGCTATATCCACCAGATGACCGATGCCGCCGCGCTCGATGCGCTGGCGCAGAAGCAGATCGTGCCGGGCTATATCGGCTTCGATCCGACCGCGCCTTCGCTTCATGTCGGCGGCATGGTGCAGATCATGCTGCTGCGCCGGCTGCAGCAGGCCGGTCACAAGCCGATTGTCCTTATGGGTGGCGGCACCGGCAAGATCGGCGACCCCAGCTTCAAGGACGAGGCGCGCAGCCTTTTGAGCGAGGAAAGGATCGCGGCGAATGTCGCGTCGATCCGGACCGTGTTCGAACGTTTCCTGAAATTTGGCGACGGCCCGACCGATGCGGTCATGGTCGACAATGCCGACTGGCTGGACCGGCTGGAATACATCCCCTTCCTGCGCGAGGTCGGCCAGCATTTCTCGGTCAACCGCATGTTGAGCTTCGATTCGGTGAAAACGCGCCTGGATCGCGAGCAGTCGCTCAGTTTTCTTGAATTCAACTACATGATCCTTCAGGCCTATGACTTCCGGGAACTGGCCCAGCGTATGGGTTGCCGGCTGCAGATGGGCGGAAGCGACCAGTGGGGCAATATCGTCAACGGCGTCGAACTGGCGCGCCGCATGGACGGGAACGAGGTTTTCGGCGTCACCACACCGCTTTTGACGACCGCGGACGGGACCAAGATGGGCAAGACCGTCGCCGGCGCGGTCTGGCTGAACGAGGACATGCTGCCTGCCTATGATTTCTGGCAGTACTGGCGCAATTGCGACGACCGCGACGTCGGCCGCTTCCTGCGCCTGTTCACCGATGTTCCGCTGGACGAGATCGCCCGGCTCGAAACGCTGGAAGGCAGCGCGATCAACGAGGCGAAGATCCGCCTTGCCGACGAAGTCACCGCGCTGTGCCGGGGCGAGGATGCGGCGATGTCCGCGCGCCGGACCGCCGAAGACGTCTTCGCCCGCGGCGGCGTGGGCGAGGATCTGCCCGAGCTGGCCCTGCCCGCCGAAGGCATGCCGATCGTGGCCGCGCTGACAGCGATCGGCTTTACCAAGTCGAACGGCGAAGCCAAGCGCAAGGTGGCCGAGGGCGCGGTCAGGCTGGACGATGCGGCGGTCGGCGATCCGCAGATGATCGTCACCCCGGTGGACGGCCGGAAGATCAAGCTGTCACTTGGCAAGAAGCGGCATGGGCTGCTGACGCTGCAGGGCTGA